One Sagittula stellata E-37 genomic window carries:
- a CDS encoding ABC transporter substrate-binding protein: protein MKHFTKLAVAAVVAGVTAGAAMAQELYTPNLSYRTGPFAATGIPLMNGQADYMTMLNERDGGIGGAKINFEECETGYSTEKGVECYEKTKGQAIVTQPWSTGITLQVLPKTNVDEIPILASGYGFSPMMDGETFQWAFNTPAGYWDGADMIIQYLESQGSLEGKKIVHLHLDHPFGKEPLPVLEKLAEEKGFELVPIPVGLKEMQNQSAQWLQIRRERPDYVIMWGWGAMNAGAITEAVKTKFPMENFIGVWWAGHDADLKIVGEDGKGYKSISWSFPNAEAPVIADIKKYVVDAGLTKSNPEEMEGVFYNRGIIISAILAEGIRKAQEEYGTAEIDASQLRWGLENIDMTEARIDELGLTGMVPPFKTSCSDHTGKSGGWMLEWDGEKFVKASDHLVPNTEGYADLIASSAAEYAEANQPWPVNENCGG, encoded by the coding sequence ATGAAACACTTCACGAAACTGGCGGTGGCCGCGGTCGTCGCGGGTGTCACCGCAGGCGCTGCCATGGCGCAGGAACTGTACACCCCGAACCTGAGCTACCGGACCGGCCCCTTTGCCGCGACCGGCATTCCGCTGATGAACGGGCAGGCCGACTACATGACCATGCTCAACGAGCGGGACGGCGGCATCGGCGGCGCCAAGATCAACTTCGAGGAATGCGAGACCGGCTATTCCACCGAAAAGGGCGTCGAATGTTACGAGAAGACCAAGGGGCAGGCCATCGTGACCCAGCCGTGGTCCACCGGCATCACCCTGCAGGTGCTGCCGAAGACCAACGTGGACGAGATCCCGATCCTTGCCTCGGGCTACGGTTTCAGCCCGATGATGGATGGCGAGACCTTCCAGTGGGCCTTCAACACGCCCGCCGGGTACTGGGACGGCGCCGACATGATCATCCAGTATCTCGAAAGCCAAGGGTCGCTGGAGGGCAAGAAGATCGTGCACCTGCACCTCGACCACCCGTTCGGCAAGGAGCCGCTGCCGGTGCTCGAAAAACTGGCCGAGGAGAAGGGCTTCGAGCTGGTGCCGATCCCGGTCGGTCTGAAGGAAATGCAGAACCAGTCGGCCCAGTGGCTGCAGATCCGCCGCGAGCGCCCGGACTACGTGATCATGTGGGGCTGGGGTGCGATGAACGCCGGTGCCATCACCGAAGCGGTGAAGACCAAGTTCCCGATGGAGAACTTCATCGGCGTGTGGTGGGCCGGGCATGACGCCGACCTCAAGATCGTCGGCGAGGACGGCAAGGGCTACAAGTCGATCTCGTGGTCGTTCCCCAACGCCGAGGCACCGGTCATCGCGGACATCAAGAAGTACGTGGTCGACGCCGGCCTGACGAAGTCGAACCCGGAAGAGATGGAAGGCGTGTTCTACAACCGCGGCATCATCATCTCGGCCATTCTGGCGGAAGGTATCCGCAAGGCGCAGGAAGAATACGGCACTGCCGAGATCGACGCGTCGCAACTGCGCTGGGGTCTGGAGAACATCGACATGACCGAGGCGCGCATCGACGAACTGGGCCTGACCGGAATGGTGCCGCCGTTCAAGACCTCCTGCAGCGACCACACCGGCAAGTCCGGCGGCTGGATGCTGGAGTGGGACGGCGAGAAGTTCGTGAAGGCCTCGGACCACCTCGTCCCCAACACCGAGGGCTATGCCGATCTGATCGCCTCTTCGGCGGCGGAATACGCCGAGGCCAACCAGCCGTGGCCGGTCAACGAGAACTGCGGCGGCTGA